The Rouxiella sp. WC2420 region TCTCAGTCCTCGGCTGTTAACTGAATATTCTCTATTACTTTGAATATTATTTTAACTCTGGGGCACTTTTATGGATAACACCGAGCTTGCGAACTCTGCGGCACCTTCGCGAAAACGTTACGATCATCTGACCATTCTGCTGCACTGGTTAAGCGCCGGTTGCGTGATTTTTCTGTTTGCCAGCGCCCATATCTGGGAAGTGCTGGAACGCGGAACGCCGCTGCGCAAGGGGTTGCAATCAATCCATATTTCCGTGGGTATTCTGCTGGCGATAGTGATTATCTGGCGGCTGCTCTGGCGTGTTACTCACCGCGCGAAACTTGATGCAATCGCGATGCCGCGCGTGATGTCGCTTGTTTCAAAGCTGACCCATTGGGCACTTTACGGCCTGCTGCTGGCGCAAATTACTCTCGGATTTTTATTCCGCTGGGCCCAGGGCGAACC contains the following coding sequences:
- a CDS encoding cytochrome b — encoded protein: MDNTELANSAAPSRKRYDHLTILLHWLSAGCVIFLFASAHIWEVLERGTPLRKGLQSIHISVGILLAIVIIWRLLWRVTHRAKLDAIAMPRVMSLVSKLTHWALYGLLLAQITLGFLFRWAQGEPFYFFSIFPIPDFFGIDPGLRRTFGMLHNNVAWALIILAGLHALAALFHHYVLRDGVLRRMLSSTDRTAP